In Alkalihalobacillus sp. FSL W8-0930, a single window of DNA contains:
- a CDS encoding GNAT family N-acetyltransferase, with translation MEQPVKVSTLLVHEKETVNQLLVDSYSQYEEVFRSPEAWENYINQIKTSLDNPNVEQVLVAKHGSTIVGSIQIFESGDKAYNRDELSIDHPVIRLLAVHPEARGLGVAQVLLRESLERAAAKGASRLYLHTGEIMEKAWALYEWLGFERDATNEFRNGDSVVRCYYYDLQNDWSHIAANNVALVDQGKEKEPII, from the coding sequence ATGGAACAACCCGTTAAAGTGAGTACTCTGCTCGTTCACGAAAAAGAGACAGTGAACCAGCTTTTAGTTGATAGCTATAGTCAATACGAAGAAGTTTTCAGAAGTCCTGAGGCTTGGGAAAATTATATAAATCAAATAAAAACATCGTTAGATAATCCAAATGTGGAACAGGTTCTGGTTGCAAAACACGGTTCAACGATTGTTGGGAGCATCCAGATATTTGAATCCGGTGACAAGGCCTACAATCGAGATGAACTAAGCATTGATCATCCCGTTATTCGCTTACTGGCCGTTCATCCAGAAGCCAGAGGGTTAGGAGTGGCTCAAGTATTGCTTAGAGAAAGCTTAGAAAGAGCAGCTGCTAAAGGGGCAAGCCGCCTATACCTGCATACTGGTGAAATAATGGAGAAAGCTTGGGCATTATATGAATGGTTGGGCTTTGAACGTGACGCAACAAACGAATTCCGAAATGGCGATTCGGTTGTACGTTGTTACTATTATGATTTACAGAATGATTGGAGTCACATTGCAGCAAATAATGTTGCATTAGTTGATCAAGGTAAGGAAAAAGAACCAATCATCTAA
- a CDS encoding sn-glycerol-1-phosphate dehydrogenase, with protein sequence MKLLERVEEIMKEQEYEQETNPVIVANGALNTLVDYVEDQPIMTILLVVDEQTFTAAGKELEQKLRDKGLKPLVHCLLPNAHGDVIADEQTIVDVLIQVTPHVDCLVAVGSGTIHDVVRFVSAKIEKPFISCPTAPSVDGFNSKGAPIIVKGVKTTYQTTAPVALFADLSILAQAPIELIAAGFGDMIGKYTSLTDWQAGRMIADEPFNQEVYQLTKVALDACVKHAEAIGNREFEGIEALMNALLVSGTAMSIFGASHPASGAEHHLSHYWEMTYLEENKKQLLHGAKVARASLIITQFYKEIVRISLLEEPTQEKNELVELINQLPEPAEMSKLLKVAGWHPEQAPIDEELIQLSLLKAYHLRDRWTLLRYYHETLHWVPDL encoded by the coding sequence ATGAAACTATTAGAACGAGTAGAGGAGATCATGAAGGAACAAGAGTATGAGCAGGAAACAAATCCCGTTATTGTTGCGAATGGTGCACTGAACACTCTTGTTGACTATGTGGAAGATCAACCAATTATGACGATCCTGTTAGTAGTTGATGAGCAAACATTTACAGCTGCTGGCAAAGAACTGGAGCAGAAGCTAAGGGACAAAGGTCTAAAGCCACTTGTTCATTGTCTCCTTCCTAACGCTCATGGCGATGTGATTGCGGATGAACAAACGATTGTTGATGTACTCATTCAAGTAACCCCTCATGTTGATTGCTTAGTTGCGGTTGGATCCGGTACGATTCATGATGTGGTGCGATTTGTGAGTGCGAAGATTGAAAAACCATTCATTTCTTGCCCTACGGCACCTTCAGTAGATGGGTTTAACTCAAAAGGGGCACCAATCATTGTAAAAGGTGTAAAAACTACGTATCAGACGACAGCACCAGTTGCTTTATTCGCGGATCTTTCCATCCTGGCGCAGGCTCCAATTGAATTAATTGCTGCGGGTTTTGGAGACATGATTGGTAAGTATACCTCACTAACTGATTGGCAGGCAGGAAGAATGATTGCTGATGAACCGTTTAATCAGGAAGTCTACCAGCTTACAAAGGTTGCACTCGATGCATGTGTAAAGCATGCTGAAGCGATTGGTAATCGAGAATTTGAAGGCATCGAAGCATTAATGAATGCATTGCTTGTCTCTGGTACAGCCATGTCGATCTTCGGGGCTTCCCATCCTGCGTCCGGGGCCGAACATCATCTGTCACATTATTGGGAGATGACCTACTTAGAAGAAAACAAAAAACAGTTGCTTCATGGAGCAAAGGTGGCGCGTGCTTCGCTCATTATTACGCAGTTTTATAAAGAAATTGTTAGAATAAGCTTGCTTGAAGAGCCCACACAAGAGAAGAATGAGCTTGTTGAACTGATTAATCAGTTGCCGGAGCCAGCGGAAATGAGTAAACTCCTGAAAGTAGCAGGATGGCACCCAGAACAGGCCCCGATCGATGAAGAGTTAATTCAGCTAAGCTTACTGAAAGCCTATCATCTTCGTGATCGCTGGACTCTCTTGCGCTATTATCATGAAACATTGCATTGGGTACCTGATTTGTAA
- a CDS encoding HAD-IIA family hydrolase: protein MSLFDDIKGVLIDLDGTVFQGKELIQGCTEAISAIQDSGRKVVYLSNRGNHSRDTGLMKLREHGIKVEKNDIVFSSTVTARFIKKHYPLASVWTLGNQGLKDEMKEHDVIVASQPEEADFVVITLHDEITYEELNDAFRATSAGARIIATNSDKTYPDENGPAIDVAGFIGAIESATGQKTELVIGKPSCFMVEAALEQIELTAEQCMVIGDSLNTDIAMGNMQGMRTVLVMTGNTTDAMLERASKRSKPHYTFQSLAELRREL, encoded by the coding sequence GTGTCGCTATTTGATGACATAAAAGGTGTATTAATTGATTTAGATGGAACTGTATTCCAAGGCAAAGAACTGATTCAAGGCTGTACTGAGGCTATTTCCGCGATACAAGATAGCGGAAGAAAAGTCGTATACCTAAGTAATCGTGGAAACCATTCAAGAGATACGGGTCTGATGAAGCTGAGAGAGCATGGGATTAAAGTAGAGAAAAATGACATTGTCTTTTCCTCCACAGTAACGGCTCGTTTTATCAAAAAGCACTACCCTCTCGCTAGTGTGTGGACGCTTGGAAACCAGGGGTTAAAGGACGAAATGAAAGAGCATGATGTCATCGTAGCTAGTCAACCAGAGGAAGCAGACTTTGTTGTCATCACATTGCATGATGAAATAACGTACGAAGAACTAAATGATGCATTTCGTGCAACATCTGCGGGTGCAAGAATTATTGCCACGAACAGTGACAAGACCTATCCTGATGAAAATGGTCCAGCTATTGACGTAGCCGGGTTTATTGGAGCGATTGAATCGGCGACAGGTCAGAAAACGGAGCTCGTTATTGGTAAGCCGTCTTGCTTTATGGTAGAAGCGGCTCTAGAACAAATTGAACTTACTGCGGAACAGTGCATGGTCATTGGTGATAGTTTGAATACGGATATTGCCATGGGGAATATGCAAGGAATGAGAACGGTCCTTGTCATGACGGGCAATACAACAGATGCCATGCTTGAGCGGGCTTCAAAGCGATCAAAGCCACATTACACGTTTCAAAGTCTAGCTGAACTAAGGAGAGAGCTATGA
- a CDS encoding alpha-glucosidase/alpha-galactosidase, whose translation MFKVTFIGAGSIGFTRALVRDLLSVPEFNEIELAFTDINQQNLDMVTELCQRDIAENKLKITIESTTNRREALKGAKYVFNVIRVGGLEAFETDISIPLQYGVDQCVGDTLCAGGIMYGQRGIPVMLSICEDIKEVAHGDCLLLNYANPMAMLTWVCNEVGGVKTIGLCHGVQGGHKQIADVFGLEKQEVDIVCAGINHQTWYIQIKHKGEDLTGKLLEAFESHEDFSQTEKVRIDMLKRFGYYSTESNGHLSEYVPWYRKREDQIKDWIDLGSWINGETGGYLRVCTEGRNWFMEDFPNWLQEPALSFTEEERGEEHGSYILEALETGRLYRGHFNTINHGTIENLPADAVIEAPGYVDRNGINMTQVGELPLGCAAVCQVSISVQRLAVQAAISGDDQLLRQAFMMDPLIGAVCTPPEIWQMVDDMLIAQERWLPQYATSVEEATRRREVEPRLATKTSNGAARLHVKSLEEMKQNADEARKNAKEADKAKDRPASTS comes from the coding sequence ATGTTTAAGGTAACGTTTATTGGTGCAGGGAGTATTGGTTTTACAAGAGCGCTTGTGCGAGATCTACTTTCTGTTCCCGAATTTAACGAAATTGAACTCGCTTTTACAGACATCAATCAACAAAATCTTGATATGGTAACAGAGCTCTGCCAACGTGATATTGCGGAAAATAAGTTAAAAATCACGATTGAATCAACAACAAATCGTAGAGAAGCGCTAAAGGGTGCAAAGTATGTATTTAATGTGATTCGAGTTGGTGGCTTAGAAGCCTTCGAAACTGACATATCAATTCCATTGCAGTATGGCGTGGATCAATGTGTCGGTGATACGCTATGTGCGGGCGGCATTATGTACGGACAGAGAGGTATTCCTGTTATGCTCTCAATTTGTGAGGATATCAAGGAAGTGGCACATGGTGACTGTCTCCTTTTAAACTATGCGAATCCTATGGCCATGCTAACTTGGGTGTGTAACGAAGTAGGCGGTGTCAAGACGATTGGTTTATGTCATGGGGTGCAAGGGGGCCACAAACAAATTGCAGATGTGTTTGGTTTAGAAAAACAGGAAGTAGACATCGTTTGTGCTGGAATTAATCATCAAACATGGTACATTCAAATTAAGCATAAAGGAGAAGATCTAACCGGAAAGCTACTGGAAGCCTTTGAATCTCACGAGGATTTCAGTCAAACAGAGAAAGTTAGAATTGATATGCTGAAACGATTTGGTTACTATAGCACAGAATCAAACGGCCATCTCAGTGAATATGTTCCCTGGTATCGTAAACGTGAAGATCAGATTAAAGACTGGATTGACCTAGGAAGCTGGATTAATGGCGAGACGGGTGGATATCTACGAGTATGTACAGAGGGAAGAAACTGGTTCATGGAGGATTTTCCTAACTGGTTGCAAGAACCAGCTCTCTCGTTTACTGAAGAAGAACGTGGAGAAGAGCATGGATCTTATATACTTGAAGCACTTGAAACGGGAAGACTCTACCGCGGTCACTTTAACACGATCAATCATGGGACGATTGAGAATCTCCCAGCTGATGCTGTGATTGAAGCCCCCGGTTATGTTGACCGAAATGGAATAAATATGACACAGGTTGGAGAGCTTCCACTAGGCTGTGCAGCAGTGTGTCAGGTAAGCATTTCTGTTCAACGGTTAGCCGTTCAAGCTGCGATTAGTGGAGACGATCAGTTACTTCGTCAAGCTTTTATGATGGATCCCTTAATCGGTGCAGTCTGTACACCTCCAGAAATATGGCAGATGGTCGACGATATGTTGATTGCACAAGAGAGATGGTTACCTCAATATGCGACGAGTGTAGAAGAAGCGACACGAAGAAGAGAAGTGGAGCCCCGTCTTGCTACAAAAACGAGTAACGGAGCTGCTCGTTTACATGTAAAGTCACTCGAAGAAATGAAACAAAATGCAGATGAAGCAAGGAAGAATGCGAAAGAAGCAGATAAAGCAAAAGACCGTCCAGCTTCCACATCATAA
- a CDS encoding AraC family transcriptional regulator has product MSFYHNRLLEQDYYPVVRFYYYKEWEGFNMPNHSHEAIEIMYCLSGSCLIEVDGTTHKLKKGQFIFIDGDVPHRLYVEPGKSCRMSNIEFHFEELQTVFPSFRQLVSEHDALRVLTDTPKSYLLFHDSSDVFQCLNALILELDRKENDSVFTEQLLLGQLFIRMAELAAKQQNDTSEQHVYIQKSIEYMHQNYDRDIRVKDVADAVHLHPGYLHRIFKKAMGTSVNGYLINHRITKAKELLKRTNITITEIPHYIGMNSQQYFSTIFRQQTGSTPKQYRRESRYTDSRAVRSEHFKQQAK; this is encoded by the coding sequence ATGAGCTTTTATCATAACCGGTTACTTGAACAGGATTATTATCCTGTTGTTCGTTTTTATTACTACAAGGAGTGGGAAGGTTTTAATATGCCTAATCATTCGCATGAAGCCATTGAGATTATGTACTGTTTATCAGGCTCATGTTTGATTGAAGTAGACGGAACCACGCATAAATTGAAGAAAGGTCAGTTTATTTTTATCGATGGAGACGTACCTCATAGACTTTATGTAGAACCTGGAAAGAGCTGTAGAATGAGTAATATAGAGTTTCATTTTGAGGAATTGCAAACCGTATTTCCATCATTTAGACAGCTGGTTTCTGAACACGATGCATTACGAGTGTTAACAGATACACCGAAGTCGTATTTACTCTTTCACGATTCTTCGGATGTGTTCCAGTGCCTCAACGCTCTTATCTTAGAGCTTGACCGTAAAGAAAATGATTCTGTCTTCACGGAGCAACTCTTACTCGGGCAACTTTTTATACGTATGGCTGAACTAGCCGCCAAACAACAAAATGATACATCCGAACAACATGTCTATATCCAAAAGTCGATTGAATACATGCACCAGAACTACGACCGTGATATTAGAGTGAAGGACGTTGCAGATGCTGTTCATCTTCACCCAGGTTATTTACATCGAATCTTCAAAAAAGCAATGGGAACATCTGTAAACGGTTACTTAATTAATCACCGTATCACAAAAGCAAAAGAATTATTGAAACGTACAAACATTACGATTACAGAAATTCCACATTACATTGGTATGAACTCCCAACAATACTTTAGTACGATTTTTAGACAACAGACAGGCTCTACACCAAAACAGTATCGAAGAGAATCGAGATATACAGACTCCAGAGCGGTAAGAAGTGAGCATTTCAAACAACAAGCAAAATAA
- a CDS encoding helix-turn-helix domain-containing protein codes for MKALSWSKESLPVYEALASEIRLSILQHVGEKPMNIKELADAHQVSSAIMTKHVKKLEAAHLLQTDMISGKAGKQKMCRLKVEKLEIIFPNMLNKQRPYVESTVSVGHYSDFHVEPTCGLATEQAIIGEFDDPRFFMDTERVNAKILWFYRGFVEYKLANFLDQSKKVEELEISLELSSEAPSTNENWPSDITFSLNGLEIGTWRSPGDFGERIGKFTPEWWPRTVNQYGLLKVIRIKQNGTYIDGRKISDVTISDVDIHRPFWLFRIGNQDCTTCVGGVTLFGSSFGNYNQDIDFRLYYRE; via the coding sequence ATGAAAGCACTTAGCTGGTCAAAAGAGTCATTACCTGTTTATGAAGCGTTGGCAAGTGAAATTCGGTTAAGCATTCTGCAACATGTAGGAGAAAAACCGATGAATATTAAAGAGTTAGCCGATGCTCATCAAGTCAGCAGTGCAATCATGACAAAGCATGTGAAGAAGCTAGAGGCAGCACATCTTTTGCAGACGGATATGATATCTGGGAAGGCTGGCAAACAAAAGATGTGCCGCTTGAAGGTAGAGAAACTGGAAATTATTTTTCCGAATATGCTTAATAAACAACGTCCCTATGTTGAAAGTACCGTTTCAGTTGGCCATTATTCAGACTTTCATGTAGAGCCTACATGCGGACTTGCTACGGAGCAAGCGATTATCGGAGAATTTGATGACCCGCGTTTCTTTATGGATACCGAAAGAGTGAATGCCAAAATCCTTTGGTTTTATCGGGGGTTTGTTGAATACAAGCTGGCTAACTTTCTTGATCAATCCAAAAAAGTGGAAGAACTTGAGATTTCGCTTGAACTTTCATCAGAAGCACCTTCAACAAATGAAAATTGGCCATCGGACATTACCTTCTCTTTAAATGGGCTGGAAATTGGTACATGGAGGAGTCCGGGAGATTTTGGAGAGCGTATTGGAAAATTTACACCTGAGTGGTGGCCAAGAACGGTAAACCAGTATGGGTTGTTAAAAGTGATACGGATCAAACAAAATGGAACATATATTGATGGACGAAAGATATCAGATGTAACCATATCAGATGTGGACATCCACCGACCATTTTGGCTGTTTCGTATAGGTAATCAAGATTGTACAACTTGTGTTGGCGGTGTGACGCTGTTTGGTTCTTCTTTTGGTAACTACAACCAGGATATCGATTTCAGGCTTTATTATCGCGAGTAG
- a CDS encoding alpha-N-arabinofuranosidase, with the protein MADQNRAKVTIDREFKIGEIDNRLYGSFIEHLGRAVYGGIYELNHPTSTEQGFRKDVLDLVRELQVPIVRYPGGNMVSAYNWEDGVGPVSERPKKLELAWRVIEPNYVGTNEFADWAKLANTEVMMAVNLGTRGIDAARNLLEYCNHPGGSYWSDLRISHGYKNPHAFKTWCLGNEMDGPWQVGHKTADEYGRLALETAKAMKLVDPTIELVACGSSNANMPTFPEWEATTLDHTYEEVDYLSLHQYYGNRSGDSANYLAKTLEMDQFIKTVISTCDYIKAKKRSKKTMYLSFDEWNVWFHSNQADQEIEPWGIAPPQLEDVYTFEDALLVGSILMTLVRHADRVKMACMAQLVNVIAPIMTETGGRAWKQTIFYPYMHVSVFGRGTSLQPVVSTPKYDSKDFTDIPYLDSAVVWNEEHEELTVFLLNRHLNEPLDVSIDVRSFSSYQIHEHIVLENNDLKAVNTVQHEAVRPHSNGGASLDEGIIQAQLPKASWHVIRLGAKRS; encoded by the coding sequence ATGGCAGATCAAAACCGAGCAAAGGTGACCATCGATCGTGAATTTAAAATTGGGGAAATTGATAATCGTCTTTATGGATCATTTATTGAGCATTTAGGGAGAGCGGTATATGGAGGAATCTATGAGTTAAATCATCCAACGTCTACAGAGCAAGGATTTAGAAAAGATGTACTCGATCTTGTTCGTGAGCTACAGGTTCCGATTGTCAGATACCCTGGCGGAAACATGGTGTCAGCTTATAACTGGGAAGACGGAGTAGGTCCAGTTTCAGAGCGTCCCAAAAAGCTTGAGCTTGCATGGCGAGTAATTGAACCAAACTATGTGGGAACAAATGAATTCGCGGACTGGGCGAAGCTTGCGAATACAGAGGTGATGATGGCTGTCAATTTAGGAACAAGAGGAATTGATGCGGCTAGAAATCTACTAGAATACTGTAATCACCCAGGGGGTAGTTACTGGAGTGATCTTCGAATTAGTCACGGTTATAAGAATCCACATGCGTTTAAAACGTGGTGCTTGGGTAACGAGATGGATGGTCCTTGGCAAGTAGGCCATAAAACAGCTGATGAATATGGCCGTCTGGCTCTTGAGACAGCGAAGGCAATGAAGCTAGTAGACCCAACGATTGAACTTGTTGCTTGCGGAAGCTCAAACGCAAATATGCCAACATTCCCAGAGTGGGAGGCAACGACACTCGATCATACATATGAAGAAGTCGATTATTTGTCTCTTCATCAGTACTACGGCAATCGTTCTGGAGATTCAGCTAACTATTTGGCCAAGACGTTAGAAATGGATCAGTTTATCAAAACAGTGATTTCAACGTGTGATTATATTAAAGCTAAGAAACGTAGTAAAAAGACGATGTACTTAAGCTTTGATGAATGGAATGTGTGGTTCCACTCAAATCAAGCAGATCAGGAGATTGAACCATGGGGCATTGCACCTCCGCAGCTAGAGGATGTATACACATTTGAAGATGCCTTACTTGTAGGATCGATCTTAATGACACTTGTTCGTCATGCAGATCGTGTGAAAATGGCTTGTATGGCTCAGCTTGTTAATGTGATCGCTCCCATCATGACAGAAACAGGTGGACGTGCTTGGAAACAAACCATCTTCTATCCGTATATGCATGTTTCCGTATTTGGTCGTGGAACCTCCCTGCAGCCTGTTGTTTCCACGCCGAAGTATGATTCAAAAGACTTTACGGATATCCCGTACTTAGATTCGGCAGTGGTTTGGAATGAAGAACATGAAGAATTAACCGTCTTTTTGTTAAATCGACATTTGAATGAACCATTAGATGTATCGATTGACGTTAGAAGCTTTTCATCCTATCAAATACATGAACACATTGTTCTTGAAAACAATGATTTAAAAGCAGTTAATACCGTCCAACATGAAGCCGTTAGACCTCATTCAAATGGAGGCGCGTCTTTAGACGAGGGAATCATTCAGGCACAGTTGCCAAAGGCATCCTGGCACGTGATTCGATTAGGTGCTAAGAGAAGTTGA
- a CDS encoding beta-galactosidase gives MKRFSTIHPSVNGLLYGGDYNPDQWQAYPEVLQKDVELMKLANVNAVSVNIFGWAALEAEEGSYTFGWLDDVMDNMASIGGHVLLSTPSGARPAWLSKKYPEVLRVNEKRQKQLHGQRHNHCFTSPIYREKTAAINEKLAERYKDHPALIMWHVSNEYSGECHCDLCQEAFRDWLKNKYDHQLENLNHAWWATFWSHTFTDWDQIESPSSIGENQIHGLTLDWKRFVTHQTVDFYRNEIKPLKEITPTIAVSTNFMGENPHMGPFEGLDYSRFADYVDVITWDAYPAWHNEWEKTWQLAANTAFVHDLYRSLKGGKPFLLLESTPSLVNWQITNKLKRPGMNLLSSLQAVAHGSDSVMYFQWRKSRGSSEKLHGAVVDHYGNENTRVFKEAAELGSRLTSLKEVAGASVDAKVAIIYDWENRWALYEAQGFAKKHLDYVKTCEEHYQAFWKKGIPVDVIPAHYDLSSYDIVVAPMLYMLKRETAQAIDSFVESGGTYVSTYMSGIVDANDLCYIESDPNPLFSVLGLRVNEIDSLYKADQQSVTWDGQSYQVSDFCEIVEPTSATVLAEYEQDFYSGTPALTVNTYKKGQAYHISARTETGFLDAFYEKLAKDHQLANPIGVELPEGVSLQSRTDGETSYLFIMNFTEETQIVTIPESFELLEIEGNGTVSNELTLSSYDVRTLKLVKGSVEVN, from the coding sequence TTGAAACGTTTTTCAACGATTCACCCTAGTGTTAATGGATTACTGTATGGGGGGGATTATAATCCCGATCAGTGGCAGGCATATCCGGAGGTTCTTCAAAAAGATGTTGAATTAATGAAACTAGCTAATGTCAATGCAGTTTCTGTAAATATTTTTGGCTGGGCAGCGCTAGAAGCAGAAGAAGGATCATACACGTTTGGTTGGTTAGATGATGTGATGGATAATATGGCTTCTATTGGAGGGCATGTTCTGTTATCTACGCCGAGTGGTGCACGACCTGCCTGGCTCTCTAAGAAGTATCCAGAAGTATTAAGAGTCAATGAAAAAAGACAGAAGCAGCTCCATGGGCAAAGGCATAACCATTGCTTTACATCACCCATTTATCGAGAAAAAACAGCCGCGATAAATGAGAAGCTTGCTGAACGGTATAAGGACCATCCAGCCTTAATCATGTGGCATGTATCAAATGAATACAGCGGAGAATGCCATTGTGATTTGTGCCAAGAGGCATTCAGAGATTGGCTTAAAAACAAATATGATCATCAGCTAGAGAACTTAAATCATGCATGGTGGGCAACGTTTTGGAGTCATACCTTTACAGATTGGGATCAAATTGAATCTCCATCTTCAATCGGTGAAAATCAGATACACGGGCTTACCCTTGATTGGAAGCGATTTGTCACGCATCAAACGGTTGATTTTTACCGAAACGAAATTAAGCCTCTAAAAGAAATCACACCAACGATTGCGGTTTCAACAAACTTTATGGGTGAGAATCCTCATATGGGACCGTTTGAAGGACTTGATTATAGTCGCTTTGCTGATTACGTAGATGTAATTACGTGGGACGCTTATCCAGCTTGGCATAACGAGTGGGAAAAGACGTGGCAGCTTGCAGCAAATACAGCCTTTGTCCATGATCTGTATCGTTCATTAAAAGGCGGAAAGCCGTTTCTATTATTAGAAAGTACACCAAGCCTTGTTAACTGGCAGATTACAAATAAATTAAAGCGTCCTGGTATGAATCTTCTTTCTTCCTTACAAGCGGTCGCTCATGGCTCAGACTCGGTCATGTATTTCCAATGGAGAAAATCACGAGGCTCCTCGGAGAAGCTGCATGGTGCAGTTGTTGATCACTATGGGAATGAGAATACAAGAGTGTTTAAGGAAGCGGCCGAGCTCGGTAGCAGATTGACTTCTCTTAAAGAAGTGGCTGGAGCCTCAGTTGATGCAAAGGTAGCCATTATTTATGATTGGGAGAACCGCTGGGCATTGTATGAAGCTCAAGGGTTTGCAAAAAAGCATCTTGATTACGTAAAAACATGCGAAGAGCATTATCAAGCTTTTTGGAAAAAAGGAATTCCGGTTGATGTGATTCCAGCACATTACGATTTAAGCTCTTATGACATTGTCGTGGCTCCAATGCTTTATATGTTAAAAAGAGAAACGGCTCAAGCGATTGATTCCTTTGTTGAGTCGGGAGGTACGTATGTAAGTACGTATATGTCGGGGATCGTGGATGCCAACGATTTATGCTACATCGAGAGTGATCCGAATCCATTGTTTTCAGTGCTCGGTCTAAGGGTGAACGAGATTGATAGCTTGTACAAGGCAGATCAACAATCCGTTACCTGGGACGGTCAGTCTTATCAAGTAAGTGATTTCTGTGAAATTGTTGAGCCAACGTCGGCTACGGTTCTAGCTGAGTACGAGCAGGATTTTTATAGTGGAACACCCGCCTTAACGGTGAACACCTATAAAAAAGGTCAGGCATACCACATATCAGCAAGAACAGAAACCGGGTTTCTAGATGCATTTTATGAGAAGCTAGCAAAGGACCATCAGCTTGCAAATCCAATTGGTGTCGAGTTACCTGAAGGGGTGAGCTTGCAATCACGGACAGACGGCGAAACCTCCTACTTGTTTATCATGAATTTTACCGAGGAAACTCAAATCGTGACAATTCCAGAATCGTTTGAGTTACTTGAAATCGAAGGTAATGGAACCGTTTCAAATGAGTTAACACTTTCTTCATATGATGTACGTACATTAAAGCTCGTTAAAGGATCAGTGGAAGTGAATTAA
- a CDS encoding SDR family oxidoreductase, translating to MELHTKLAVVTGAGKGIGQAIAQLFAEAGAIVILATKDKQEGTDAEKKLREAGHEAYFYQTDVEQEQSIIELFQWVKRSFGFVDVLVNNAGITLFKPIDRATIEDWNSVLNIDLRGTYLCSKYAVPLMRNRTSASIINISSNHAMQTLPDAELYAAAKGGVNAMTRSMALSLGEKGIRVNAICPGFTDTPHYQRWLTESQNPLTDSTVRALHATNQVAEPKDIAELALFLAKEESRQITGECIQIDGGLSVRLY from the coding sequence GTGGAGCTACATACCAAGCTAGCTGTTGTTACAGGAGCCGGCAAAGGGATTGGTCAAGCAATTGCTCAATTATTTGCTGAAGCTGGAGCCATTGTCATACTTGCTACAAAAGATAAACAAGAAGGGACCGATGCAGAAAAAAAACTTAGAGAAGCAGGACATGAAGCCTATTTTTATCAGACAGATGTTGAGCAGGAACAAAGCATCATTGAGTTATTTCAATGGGTGAAACGATCGTTTGGGTTTGTAGACGTTTTAGTTAACAATGCTGGGATTACATTGTTTAAGCCGATCGATAGAGCAACGATTGAAGACTGGAACTCCGTGCTCAATATTGATCTACGTGGAACCTATCTTTGCTCAAAATATGCTGTGCCTCTTATGCGTAATCGAACAAGTGCTAGCATTATCAATATATCGTCCAACCATGCCATGCAGACTTTGCCTGACGCAGAATTATATGCAGCAGCTAAAGGCGGAGTAAATGCGATGACCAGGAGTATGGCGTTAAGCTTAGGTGAAAAAGGGATTAGGGTAAATGCGATTTGTCCTGGTTTTACAGATACACCACATTATCAAAGATGGCTAACAGAAAGTCAGAATCCGTTGACAGATTCAACTGTGCGAGCACTTCATGCGACTAACCAAGTGGCAGAACCTAAGGACATTGCAGAGCTAGCATTATTTCTTGCAAAAGAAGAATCACGACAAATTACAGGTGAATGCATTCAAATTGATGGTGGTTTGTCAGTAAGACTTTATTAA
- a CDS encoding YugN-like family protein, translated as MIPLQSAIIGETYKLGFLEEQLKPKGYTIGSNWDYDHGYFDYTIDQNSGYTVLRIPFHTRYGEVGERGTTVTLDTPFILAHEYQEDLDDYATSGSVPLQVSGVVNQFSEPTNKDGEVDEKYIPTAQNLLKEVESLLLP; from the coding sequence TTGATTCCATTGCAATCTGCCATTATAGGAGAGACGTATAAATTAGGTTTTCTTGAAGAACAACTCAAGCCAAAAGGGTATACGATCGGAAGTAACTGGGATTATGACCATGGATATTTTGATTATACGATTGACCAGAATAGCGGGTACACAGTGTTGCGAATACCATTTCATACAAGGTATGGAGAGGTAGGAGAACGAGGGACCACTGTTACGTTAGACACCCCATTTATTCTCGCTCACGAATATCAAGAGGATCTTGACGATTATGCAACAAGTGGGTCAGTGCCGCTACAGGTGAGTGGCGTAGTGAACCAATTCTCTGAACCAACAAACAAGGACGGAGAAGTCGACGAGAAATATATACCCACTGCACAGAATCTGTTAAAAGAAGTAGAGTCTCTTCTACTCCCTTAA